A segment of the Candida albicans SC5314 chromosome 2, complete sequence genome:
ATTGGTCGCCGGACTTGTTAAGTACCAACTCTGTTTCAAGACTATAAGACTTTTTAGGTGACattatattgttgttaatttgttaaatatgaaaaaaaaaaagcatacaaaagttgaaaaatataaactgTGGAACTTTATCTTATTTGCATTGATAAATTCTGAgtcagaaaaaaaaaatgatacATACAATGAGTAACGAAATGGCCGAAATAGGCTTCGCAATAATTGCTAAGCGTCACGTGCAGCTAGTGATAGATCCttcaccaccacaacaactCCAAGCACTTAACTTATCTGGGGTCAAACATCCCCATCTCAATGAGCTaattttagtttattttccgtttatatattttagCACTATAAGGGTAGACTTTTCTTATCTATTATACATATATCCAtgcagaaaaaaaaaaagctcAGAGCTCTTTACAAATCAGCTCTCGTGAATTTTCTTATATCATTAGGTTCTTTGTTCAATAATACCTTTGGTCCACTGAAAGGTTCACAAGATTGTCTTTTACCATCTACTGGTCCGATTTCAGTCAACTCTTTACCttcttgtaattgtttcaaCAAGTTTATGGTAGCTTCTGGTGACAAATCTTCATGATAATCATCGTTGATTGCAATCATTGGAGCATTAACACAAGCACCTAAACATTCAACCTCTTGTAATGTAAACAATTTATCTGGAGTGGTTTGTCCtggtttaatttttaaataatcagTAATGGCCTTCATAATACTGTCACTTCCACATAATTGACAAGGCGTGGTAGTACAAACTTGCAAATTGTATTTCCCCATTGGATGTCTATTGTACATGGTATAAAATGTAGCCACTTCATACACTCTCATTGGTGGCATATCTAATAACTTGGCAACATAGTTCATCACTGAAATAGAAGTAAATCCTAATTGACGTTGTCCCAAATCTAATAATGGCATACAGGCACCTTTTTTATATTGTGGAGGGTATTTGGCAATTATTTCCTCAgctctttttttgttttctgaattaaattcaaatgcTATGTTTGGGTTGTCTTCTTTGGTGTCTCTATGAACGGAGATGATGGAAGAGTATCTCTTTGATACAGTAGAAGCGTATACACCCACTGGTGTTGTAGTTGATTTCCCAATAAAACGAACCAACATGGTAGTTATATGAATATGTAAAATGGTATGTGTTGAATATTAATGTGGTTACGACCTCTAATGAATATGGTTATAGACTATTTCTactgaaaaatatttttaccatgaattggatttgttaattctgtttttttttttccttcctTCTTTCAGTCTCTGCGTAAGtatgttttcattttatttgattggATAAAATTATATGCAGGATGGTGGAAGTATGTAAATAGTATTGGCAAGGTATTGACATCTAGCCAGCATCAATAAAATAGATTTATTGATCCTCTGTATAGAAGTTGTTTGGATTATTTATCTTAATCAAATAAGAAGCAGAACAATATAGTTGTATCTTttttatgaaaaattatttgcaTTCACATTTAGACGAATTTTTGCATAAAATTGAGAAACTTTTGCAATCAAACAAACCAACTGAAACCCAAACTTCTGATTACTAGAAGTCCTCCCCACCTCTCATCCTTAACTTCTTTTAAACTTCATCGTAGATAACAAATACGAACAATCCCTTGATTAGAAATAAAATGAGGAGATTATTCAGAACAAATCATGACTTGTTCCATTGTCATTCATGAGGTTTATAAAATATTAAGTTGACAATTTTCTTAActaattattgtttttaagaaaaaagaaaagagaacgaaacaatttgaattatatataaCTATAAtgtaattaataataataataactttaccattaacaaaaaaaggaagGATAACCAATATCAATCTGcaatgataaaaaaaacaatgaaTTAATGCGGAGAAGGCAATCttaaagatttttttttttgtttttcatcccttgaatttttcataaattTATGATATATAAACTGCtcaaaataaatatctAACATCTTTGAAGAATGTTTTTATAAACACACATACTTGATCATTTACAAATAATGTTTCGTAAAAAAGATAAGGATAAAGACAGTGATCTCAAAGCAAAAGATCATTCCGAAGTTCCAAGCGCTACCACAACAgaaaaaactaaacaaGAGATTTATCATGAACAAGGTTTAATAGGGCTCTTCCATACTATGAAGGAAAACATGAAAAAAGAGGATACAAAAGACCTAGATGATGACATTATAAACCTTTTTGGCTGATCATCAAGACTTTCAACCCCAAAAAATTACCAAGATGGGCTAGTTTTTCTTTWWTTTTTTTTATCGTGAAAGTGGCTTTTCCGTGTTTTCCAAAGCCCTTCTTGTGGGACATAACTGTGTACATGTGTAATTATTGCAAAgtaaataaaacaaaacaatattgtactattttttgttctatttttcaatctATATAAATCCTATAAGTTTACCCAAACACCTTTACgtttttcttgaattaCCTTAATGGCAGGCAAATCCCaaccaacaccaccacttCCAATGGCTGCTCCAAAACGTGGAACCACATAACATTCTCTTTTCGTTGGTGTCAAGTTTTTTGGAGCATAAGGATGTCCTAACGGTTTGGAATATGTGAGTAGCACCGAGTTTTTAGCAATATTAGCCAACTGCTTACCACTTATATCAACTAACGGATTCATCCTAACCTTCTTGGTTTCATCTTCACTGATGTTTCCCTTTGTACTCAATGATTGATAGACAAGATACGAGCTTGGAATTTGCCCACTTTCAGCTATAAGAGAGTTAGGATGTAAATATACAAATGGTCCATCTTCTATGGGCATCACGGGACAGTATGGGATATTTATAATACTTGTCTTGTTTGCAACCTTTACCTCAGATGAAATGAGATCTCCTCGAATTGCAACTTGGTCGATAAACCCAGACGCAATCATCTGTTTCATTGCACTCACTTGCTTTTTGTTTGGAATGGGCAATTTCACTTTTTGTTCCAACTGTAATCCATCAGCAGACATAATCATATTTTCTACTATATTTCCAACTTGTTTTCTCAACTTTTGTATTTCCTCCATCATCTTATGTCTAAGATAATGCTTTTGTAAAAACCCATTTTGCTCTTCTTTTGGAACATGGTCATATGCACAAACTGCAGACAATAACATCATACAATTACTAGACGCATCCAACTTTGAGAATAATGCACGTGAGTGATAGAATTTTGTTCTAAACTCTCTACGTGCTTCGTCATTCATGTTCCCGACTAATTCGTTCTCACCTATAAATGGATCTCCGACCGATAATGCAGAAACAATAGCAATGATATAAGAAAGACATTCTTGTTGGTTTCCAATAATTAGAATTTTTGCAAATCGTGGACTCAAGGGGAACAAAGACATTTTTTTCCCTAAATCAGTAATCTGCTTTTGTTCTTTATCTAATGCACCCAATATGACTAACAACTCTTCGGCTTTCTTTAATGAAAATCTATCAGGAGGAGTAGGGAAAGGAAAATTAgcaatttgatcaattccCATACTCTTCATACTTAATACAATACTTTCAAATGGCATACGTAAAATCTCAGGTACACTGAATTGAGGGAAAAAGTCTTCAAAAACTGCAGAAGAATATAGTCTGTAGCAATGTCCTGGTCCGGTTCTACCAGCTCTACCAGCACGTTGATTAGCAGATGCTTTGGAAACCCAATCAACTTCAAATGATTGCACTCCATTTTCTTGGTTgtattttctttccttgGAACGACCACAATCCACCACGTATCTGATGCCTGGTATTGTCAACGATGTTTCGGCAACATTAGTGGCAACTATACAAATTCTGCTTCCCGGTGGTGGATCCTCAAACACCttcatttgttgttttgtaGGTAATAAAGAATACAACGGCAATACATATAACGGCCCCACCTCTGACTCCTTGCTATCGATAGACTCTTCAAAACCctcctcttcttcctcattttcttctccttcttcataatcatcaagTATACCAGCATCTCCAGATTGAACACTAAAATCCACATCTTCAACCTCTTGTTGAACATTTTCTGACAACTTAACATCAATGTTTTCATCATACTGAATGGTTGACTTCTTTTTAAACGGGAATTCTTGTCGtaattttttcaccaaAGTGGTAATTTCATTTTGCCCCGTTAAGAATATTAATATACCACCTTCGGGAAGTTTACGATGTATTTTACATGTCTTTTTAAACGCTTCCTCCAAATAATCATAgttagtttttttattaaaatggATTGACACCGGATACTGTCTTGCCTGAACATTGATAAtaggtggtggtgttttGAATAATGCAGGGTTTTCCGAAAAATCAGAGACTCTCAACGTAGCCGACATTATAATAAGTTTCAAAGGCTTATACAATTGAGGATTCTCCTTGTgatattttcttcttaatTTTACAACTCTTGTCAACATTCCAATTAATATGTCAGTATTAATATTTCTCTCATGGGcttcatcaataattatTGCTGAATATTTGGCTAACAAAAAATCGGTCATCATCTCTCTCAACAAAACACCATCGGTCATAAATTTCAATGCCGTACCGTTTTCCTTACCTTCATTTTTGATAGTAGTGTCAAATCGTATTTGATAACCCACACGGTGACCATGATCTCCCAATTCGCTACCTACTCTTTCTGCCATTGACACAGCTGCCACTCTTCTTGGTTGAGTCACACCAATCATTCCGGGATACAAGTCGTGCAATAAATTACCAAACCCGGCCTCGTACAAGAATTGAGGAACTTGTGTTGTTTTCCCTGACCCAGTTTCACCACAAAGAATTATACAATCGTGGTGATAAACAGCCTCCATTATCCTATGCTCTTCAGCAAAAACAGGAAGTAAAactctttgttgttgaatagAATCCGTTCTGTTCACTTCTACAACAAATGCTCGACGTTGcatttctttgtttataGGGATGTATCCTTCTTCATCTGACGAGTGATCGACGTCTTCATCTCTGACAGTCTGTTTCGAGTACTTTTTCTTGATCTCTTCAGAAACTTCTGGTGTGAGAACATTCTTGTCTCTCCCCTCCATAATACGAACCTGCTGTTCTGCCCATTCTTTGAAACTAGCTGCAGTAGTAGAGTGGCGCGGTTTGCTTTTCATCAACTTTGattcctcttcttcttcttcctcatcatcatcgtcgtcgtcgtcgtcctcttcttcttctacttcACTTGACAGATCACCCTCACTTTCAGCAGACTCACCAGCTTCAGGATTAATTTCATGTTCagattcttcttcattggAATCAGAATCTTCCGCCACATCCAGATCACGTAACTCATCTGCTTCCACAGTTTCTTCAGAAGTGTTCATATCGTCAGCATTACTATTATCCAGCTCCTCCTCATCCTCTGAAGACGAagcaaaatcatcatcatcttctttctttaatctctttttttcttcttcttccacCCTTTTCCTCCAACTGTATTTTTTCTTAGGAATTTCCGTAGTATCTTTTTTAATTACAGGTATGTTtgcaaaaccaaaaccCGAACCTTGACCGCCAAACTTTTTGGGCCTGTTATCCACAAATGTTGATCGCTGTTCCCCCTCCTCGTCTTGCAAATGTCTGTCGTCGTCGAAGCTTTTAAATATACTGCCATCTTCATCTGAATCATCATAATCTTTTACATCTCGTTCTTCATATAAAACTTCCCGTGTATTCTCATCAGCTCTACCCTGACGTTCCAATTCCAACGCCTCAATCATTTCctcttttttggtttgtttaCCTTTTCCCAATTCCTTAAGAGCGGCAAAGTTACTAGTATCCATCTTGGTCTCTGCCAACTTTTCAAgcaaaattttcttttcctctcttttcaattgatgatcAATGTATTTATCCAAACGTTTCTTCTTTGCTCGAGACATTTTCTCCTTTTTGGAATTTTCAGAATACAAATTTTGCTCTAATGCCCTCTTTCTAGCTAACCGTTCTTCTTCAGTGACGGGTGCAAGTATTTCAGAGTTTGAATCTTGGGTATTGAATATTTCGGTGGTATCTGGAGTCGTTTCGGTCTCTTCCTCATCGTCTTGTCTATAAAATTGCTTATTTCTTGCTTTCTTCAATGCAGCTTGCTTGGCAAGCATACCTGCCCTTGCTTTCTCATTAAATCTCTTTCTATATTTTCCCATCTCCAAGTTTTTATATACGGTCTAGTGGCAAGGTTGTTGAAAGAGTGAATGTTGTTTCCTTTAACAAGTGAGATTCAGTAtcacaatttttttttttcaaatcgCACTGTAAACTTTCTTTGTTGAGATgagtttgtttgtttgtgaCTTACTACtatctattttttttttctctgtctctctctctctcgCCCATAACTCTCTGTCATTGCATTTTCGTCTCCaggtttttcttttagttCTCAAATTCTTGGTCACTATTTGTGATTGCTGTCACCAACCTAAATTCATCGACATACTCAATCAACATCAACCTGATCATGAGTCAAACTGATTTGCATAAACATTGTACGTATAATATTTGATACAACttaaacattttttttttcattcctTAGAGTCTAACCATTCCCCGCCTTCAAGTGATCCATTGTACCTTAACTATAAACTCAACCACTTTATACACATATGAAAACTCGAATCTAGTACACCTCGTGAACAACAGTAATATCAATTGCTCAGAAATAGTTTCGCAAGAATTGGGTTTAATCAATGCGTCTAAAACATTAATTGGATCAATACCAATTTCGTCGAGCAACACTATAAAACTCTCAATGTATTTCATGAAAAAGTTGCTATCAAACCAAGATGGGAGCCGTGACTTGATTACTGTTGTGGCCATTGCTCATGTTCATGCCAATAAGACATTGGTCTTGAATGTTTTAAAGAATATAATGGATAAATATATCGAATACAAACGAGAATTCGATTCCAACAAAAGTGTTTCAGGACAGCTGTCCAAAGCAAAATTGGGggaattcaaattatacatgaatcaaataataaaatatgaAGAAATGAATTATGATTCCAACcaacatatatataattatgGCTCTaccaatgaaaataatgaagatggaCATCCAGCAGATCAGATCAACCCCAaccaattattattagccAATGAAGAAGTCGACGAAGTGAGACAGTTAATGTtggaaaatataaataaacttTTGAGCCGAGGTGATAAAATTAACTCGTTAGTTGATCAGACAGACAGATTGAATACGTCATCTCTGGTGTTTCAAAAAAGGGCTCAGCAGATAAAGAGGAAAATGTGGTTTATGAAAACAAAGTTTTTATTATCGATTACTGGCGGtgtattgttgattttgtatttatttattgggTCAGAGTGTGGGTTCCCAGCGTTTTCTCATTGCATTAGAAACTGAAATCAATATATAGTGTTACTTACAATAAATcttattcttcttcctcttcttcttcttcttcggtTTCTGAAGAGTCTGGTTTGTTTTCAGCTTCAGTTTCAGTCTCTACTCCTTGTAGCTCTTGCTCTTCTTTGGCCAATGCTGATATCGGATTGGAAACATCTTCTTCGgtttcatcattatcgTCGTCTTCATCCTCATCTTGCTCGTCTTCATGCTCTATATCCTGTTTTGAATTCTCATCGTCTTCTTCATTGCCATCGGTACtattttcttcatcgtcttcatcatcatcatcatctccACGACTAGCATTTTTTCCACCATCGC
Coding sequences within it:
- a CDS encoding uncharacterized protein (Putative NADH dehydrogenase; repressed by nitric oxide, Hap43p-repressed), whose product is MLVRFIGKSTTTPVGVYASTVSKRYSSIISVHRDTKEDNPNIAFEFNSENKKRAEEIIAKYPPQYKKGACMPLLDLGQRQLGFTSISVMNYVAKLLDMPPMRVYEVATFYTMYNRHPMGKYNLQVCTTTPCQLCGSDSIMKAITDYLKIKPGQTTPDKLFTLQEVECLGACVNAPMIAINDDYHEDLSPEATINLLKQLQEGKELTEIGPVDGKRQSCEPFSGPKVLLNKEPNDIRKFTRADL
- a CDS encoding uncharacterized protein (Ortholog of Nyv1, v-SNARE component of the vacuolar SNARE complex involved in vesicle fusion in S. cerevisiae; Hap43-repressed gene), which translates into the protein MSQTDLHKHLIHCTLTINSTTLYTYENSNLVHLVNNSNINCSEIVSQELGLINASKTLIGSIPISSSNTIKLSMYFMKKLLSNQDGSRDLITVVAIAHVHANKTLVLNVLKNIMDKYIEYKREFDSNKSVSGQSSKAKLGEFKLYMNQIIKYEEMNYDSNQHIYNYGSTNENNEDGHPADQINPNQLLLANEEVDEVRQLMLENINKLLSRGDKINSLVDQTDRLNTSSSVFQKRAQQIKRKMWFMKTKFLLSITGGVLLILYLFIGSECGFPAFSHCIRN
- a CDS encoding ATP-dependent RNA helicase (Ortholog of S. cerevisiae Ecm16, an essential DEAH-box ATP-dependent RNA helicase specific to the U3 snoRNP required for 18S rRNA synthesis; Hap43-induced; Spider biofilm induced), which encodes MGKYRKRFNEKARAGMLAKQAALKKARNKQFYRQDDEEETETTPDTTEIFNTQDSNSEILAPVTEEERLARKRALEQNLYSENSKKEKMSRAKKKRLDKYIDHQLKREEKKILLEKLAETKMDTSNFAALKELGKGKQTKKEEMIEALELERQGRADENTREVLYEERDVKDYDDSDEDGSIFKSFDDDRHLQDEEGEQRSTFVDNRPKKFGGQGSGFGFANIPVIKKDTTEIPKKKYSWRKRVEEEEKKRLKKEDDDDFASSSEDEEESDNSNADDMNTSEETVEADELRDSDVAEDSDSNEEESEHEINPEAGESAESEGDSSSEVEEEEDDDDDDDDEEEEEEESKLMKSKPRHSTTAASFKEWAEQQVRIMEGRDKNVLTPEVSEEIKKKYSKQTVRDEDVDHSSDEEGYIPINKEMQRRAFVVEVNRTDSIQQQRVLLPVFAEEHRIMEAVYHHDCIILCGETGSGKTTQVPQFLYEAGFGNLLHDLYPGMIGVTQPRRVAAVSMAERVGSELGDHGHRVGYQIRFDTTIKNEGKENGTALKFMTDGVLLREMMTDFLLAKYSAIIIDEAHERNINTDILIGMLTRVVKLRRKYHKENPQLYKPLKLIIMSATLRVSDFSENPALFKTPPPIINVQARQYPVSIHFNKKTNYDYLEEAFKKTCKIHRKLPEGGILIFLTGQNEITTLVKKLRQEFPFKKKSTIQYDENIDVKLSENVQQEVEDVDFSVQSGDAGILDDYEEGEENEEEEEGFEESIDSKESEVGPLYVLPLYSLLPTKQQMKVFEDPPPGSRICIVATNVAETSLTIPGIRYVVDCGRSKERKYNQENGVQSFEVDWVSKASANQRAGRAGRTGPGHCYRLYSSAVFEDFFPQFSVPEILRMPFESIVLSMKSMGIDQIANFPFPTPPDRFSLKKAEELLVILGALDKEQKQITDLGKKMSLFPLSPRFAKILIIGNQQECLSYIIAIVSALSVGDPFIGENELVGNMNDEARREFRTKFYHSRALFSKLDASSNCMMLLSAVCAYDHVPKEEQNGFLQKHYLRHKMMEEIQKLRKQVGNIVENMIMSADGLQLEQKVKLPIPNKKQVSAMKQMIASGFIDQVAIRGDLISSEVKVANKTSIINIPYCPVMPIEDGPFVYLHPNSLIAESGQIPSSYLVYQSLSTKGNISEDETKKVRMNPLVDISGKQLANIAKNSVLLTYSKPLGHPYAPKNLTPTKRECYVVPRFGAAIGSGGVGWDLPAIKVIQEKRKGVWVNL